In Ptychodera flava strain L36383 chromosome 17, AS_Pfla_20210202, whole genome shotgun sequence, one genomic interval encodes:
- the LOC139116395 gene encoding aqualysin-1-like yields the protein MNAAALKANLRNNQKFLYSLHAVSGDGTGVNVYIIDTGIRITHIDFDGRAQFFYDALRGNGNDCNGHGTHCAGTAAGSSYGVAKSASLWAVRVLSCIGFGSNSEVIDGIDQVASFGITPGVASMSLGGSISISLDNTVNILKNAGFTVVVAAGNSNDDACNYSPSRSASAITVGATTTRDSRATYSNYGLCVDIFAPGSDITSAWHTADDATNTISGTSMACPHVAGAAAVLLGMDPSMSHEAVKAQLLQESSIDKVTLPGSNSPNTLLFIG from the exons ATGAATGCGGCCGCTCTGAAAGCG AATCTCAGAAACAATCAGAAGTTCTTATATTCTTTGCATGCCGTTTCAGGTGATGGAACCGGAGTCAATGTTTACATCATCGACACCGGTATTCGCATTACACACATCGATTTCGATGGGCGAGCCCAATTCTTTTATGACGCCCTCCGTGGTAAC GGCAACGACTGTAACGGACACGGTACACACTGTGCAGGTACTGCAGCAGGCTCGTCATACGGAGTAGCCAAGTCGGCCTCGCTTTGGGCTGTCCGAGTGTTGAGCTGTATCGGCTTCGGCTCGAACAGTGAAGTCATTGATG GTATTGACCAGGTTGCCTCGTTTGGAATCACGCCAGGTGTAGCGTCCATGTCGCTAGGTGGAAGTATTTCAATCAGCCTTGACAACACTGTGAACATTCTGAAAAATGCTGGCTTTACTGTCGTAGTGGCTGCTGGCAACAGTAACGACGATGCTTGTAACTATTCACCATCGAGGTCTGCCAGT GCAATAACCGTAGGTGCCACCACTACAAGGGACTCACGGGCGACTTACTCCAACTACGGTCTGTGTGTGGACATCTTTGCTCCTGGCTCTGATATCACAAGTGCCTGGCACACGGCTGACGATGCTACGAACACGATCAGCGGCACGTCCATGGCTTGCCCGCATGTGGCCG GAGCTGCCGCTGTGTTGCTGGGAATGGACCCCTCTATGTCCCACGAAGCCGTCAAGGCTCAGCTTCTTCAAGAATCCTCGATAGATAAAGTTACATTGCCAGGCTCCAATTCTCCAAACACACTCCTCTTCATCGGCTAA
- the LOC139116102 gene encoding aqualysin-1-like gives MASVYAVRVMSCVGFGSTDGIIGGIEAVIANGKRPGVVSMSIGGTASPSLDNVMNFLRNAGFTIVVAAGNSNADACYTSPARSASVITVGATGNTDRRAAYSNYGNCLNLFAPGTRITSAWNGGDDSSLAISGTSMACPHVAGAAAVLLGENPSMSHDDVKRKLLADASVDKLTNIGEGSPNLLLYLA, from the exons ATGGCTTCGGTTTACGCTGTACGAGTCATGAGTTGTGTTGGATTTGGAAGCACTGATGGCATTATTGGCG GCATCGAGGCCGTCATTGCAAACGGTAAGAGACCAGGTGTTGTGTCCATGTCTATCGGTGGAACAGCCTCGCCGAGTTTGGACAACGTGATGAACTTCCTCAGAAACGCTGGATTTACTATCGTTGTCGCTGCTGGCAACAGTAACGCTGACGCCTGTTACACCTCACCTGCAAGGTCTGCTAGT GTGATCACGGTCGGCGCCACCGGTAACACTGACCGTCGGGCTGCATACTCCAACTACGGAAACTGTCTCAACTTGTTTGCACCTGGTACCCGTATCACCAGTGCCTGGAACGGAGGCGATGATTCGTCTCTCGCTATCAGCGGAACATCCATGGCATGCCCTCATGTCGCAG GTGCTGCCGCTGTATTACTTGGTGAGAACCCATCCATGTCACATGACGACGTGAAGCGTAAACTATTGGCTGACGCCTCCGTCGACAAGCTCACCAACATTGGCGAAGGATCTCCGAACCTGCTGCTCTATTTAGCCTAG
- the LOC139116539 gene encoding aqualysin-1-like, whose product MRIAVLILVFALSVHGRPLLAPMYRVDADKRIPGRYLVTLKEDSSAKICLDDVIREAGELTKDDSGNFFVAKRFQLLDMFVAEMSESALNLVRSMDAVAYVEEVSIFHLAAVSSWGLDRIDQRDLPLDDTFTPRGDGAGVNVYVVDTGIRYTHSDFNGRAKFFHDALVMT is encoded by the exons ATGAGAATCGCCGTCTTGATCCTAGTCTTCGCTCTGTCTGTCCATGGCCGGCCATTGTTGGCTCCGATGTACAGGGTTGATGCTGATAAACGCATCCCTGGACGCTATCTGGTAACCTTAAAG GAAGACTCGTCGGCCAAAATTTGTCTGGATGATGTCATCAGAGAAGCCGGAGAACTGACCAAAGATGACAGTGGTAATTTCTTTGTAGCCAAGCGATTCCAATTGCTGGACATGTTCGTCGCTGAGATGAGTGAGAGTGCACTGAACCTG GTTCGCTCCATGGACGCCGTAGCTTACGTTGAAGAAGTCTCCATTTTTCATCTGGCAGCAGTTTCTTCCTGGGGTCTCGATCGTATCGATCAGAGAGACCTGCCATTGGACGATACATTCACACCGAGAG GTGACGGGGCTGGCGTAAATGTGTACGTAGTGGACACAGGCATACGTTACACGCACAGCGATTTCAATGGCCGCGCAAAGTTTTTCCACGATGCTTTGGTGATGACGTAA